The following DNA comes from Methanothermus fervidus DSM 2088.
AAAGTTGAAATAATGGTTCTGGCAATTCTGCACTGATAAATATTGAAGGCAGTGGCATATAATATGAACTGCTTACAATAACTTCTGAAAATAAATTATTTGCTGTATGAATTCCAATGACAGCCTCCAAACCTCCATCAGTTAATGTAATTATGGAAGCTATCAATGCATAAATCAAAGTGTCAATAAATATATCCAAATTTGCAACCAATGATGTTCCATTGCCCCAATGCCCAGTAGCAAATATTATTGAAGTTATAATAACTGGATAAATACGTTTATTTGTGATCAGGTTTATTGCTTGGAGTGCATAACCTCTAAAAAATATCTCTTCAAATCCTGCCTGTATTGGAGTTGTAGCTAAGGAAACAAGAAACAACATTAAAAATTCAGGCATTTTAAAATTTAATTTATATGAATGCGGGTCAAAATATAGGTCGATTAAAAGAAACAATGTAAGTACAAGTGACCATGCGAAAAACCCTGAGAAAAATCTTTTAAATCTAAACTTTGAGTGACTTGTAACAACAGTTTTAAACTTTCTATTATGGAAAATTCGCAAGGAGATATAAAAACTTAATAACAAACAACAATAATAAATGTTGGTTCCCAAAAGGCTAAATACGCCTTCCATACCTGTTCTTGGAGAAACAATATCTAATCCAAGGATTGAAAACAAAATATATATTGGGATGAATAAAAAAGCAGGCAAAAATAATATGAAAAATAATGAAATGAGGTATCTCCACCAATCGTTTTTTCCTTTCTTTGCCAAATCTATGAATTCTGTCAGGTTTGACACCTACATAATTTCAATATTAATCATTTTTCTTTTTTTCAATCCGACGACATTTAAATATTACAGTACCACCATCAGTGTATGGTTCACCAGGGTCTACACATTGCATATACGCATGATCAGGATCATCTTCTTTTGTTAATCCTAATTCAACAGGACACCATTTTTTCTCCAAAATAGTTGTGTAATGTAGAATTGTAGATAAGGCATGTGTGCAAAGAGCATCTGTTTTTTCAAGTACGATCTCTGGATCATCTATAATTATTTTATCTCCTTCTTTGTAGACAGGACATTTACCTATTATTTTATGTACAGTAATTTCAAGCATTGATTACACCTTCATTATTTTTTCATAATTTATTTTAAATTTATAAGTACATTACTATTGCAGGGATTATTAAACATCCCATTAAATAAGATTTGTTTATTTTTAGCGAATGTGGTAGAATCCCCAGAAAAATTGATGTAAAATAACAAAAAGAAACAAGAATTACATTGGCATTTTCAAAATATGATAAAATATAAACAAAAGAAGTTATAATTACAACAATGAAAATTGTCATTAATTTATAATTTAATTCTGCGATGTTTTCAATCATCCATTCACCGATTTTTATACAGATAAAAAATGAAAGAGAAACTGAGGTAATCCCAACGAAAATAAAAAGTAATATTTTCATTAAATCTATCTCTCCCAAAAATTGTGAAATATAGACTGCAATACCACTGCGTGCATTTCCAATTAAATAAACAGTTAAAAGCGAAAACAAAGAATCTGATACATTTACACTACTTATGGCAGTTATTAAACTTTCATACTCATTTTTATTTTTTCCACAAAATTCTTGTGCAATTACACTTCCCTGTGCAGGTCCAAAACCAGGCAAAAATGCTAAAAATATACTTGCAAAGGTTCCTGAAATTATTCCTCTAATGATGTTACCATTCACTTTAAAATTATGGATTTCGCTTTGATAAGGTATGTATGAATTTTCTTTTAAGCTATAAAGCATCGTACTTACTCCAAAAAGACCTAAAAACATCGTAGTAAGTAAAACATTTGATGAAAATGGTAATTTTAATACTAATATTCCAAAAATTCCTGAAACTAAAAAAATAATTGTAGAAATCAATGTTGATCTGACACTTCTATTTAAAGAAATAAGAAGATAAATTGATGCTAAAATTAAAATAATGCAAATATAAGGTTTCAAAATTTTTTCTAGAATAGGTAGAAGTATGGAAAGAAGTGGAAAAAGAAATGCAAGAATAAGTATGGATGAAAGTCCACCAACAGCCACCAATCTGATAGTTTTCTTCCCATATCCTCCCAAAATCATTTTATGTGCTGGATGTACAACAAGTGCTGTAGATTCCTTTGGAACTCCAAGCAACATTGAAGGAATAAATTCCAATAAAGCATGTGAGACAGATAAAGAAAGAAGAAATACAGATAATACTTCTGGAGAAAAATTTTTAAGAAAATAAGCAGAAAACACAAAAATTAATGCTCCAACATTATTTACATGTAAACCAGGAATTAACCCTGTTATAACACCACATAATACTCCAATAAAACATGCAATCAATAAATCAAAAATTTAATCACCTATTCAACTAATCGCCTGAGGTCTGTTACTTCAACAGTGCTTACATTTTTTATTTTTGATAACTTTTCTTCAACTTTGTCTGTCCCTCCTTTTGCATCATCAACAACAACCATAACATTTAAAGCTACTAACCCAAAGGCTATTGGATCTTCCTTGATATCATGCAATTCTTCCCCTAACTCCTTTTGTATGTTGTTTTTAATTTCATTTAAATCAACATTGGGGTCTGTAGGTGTTAATCTTATGGTAGCTAATACTTTTCCCATTTTTCCACTTCCTTATGGTCCTTCAAACCCACATTTACATCTATATACGTTTCCAAATGTTCTACATTTCTCACATCTTACTATTTCTTCATTACAGAGAGGGCATTCAAATTTTACATATTTTTCTCCAAGTGGTATTTCTCTTTTACATGATATGCATCTAACCATTTAATCACCCCTAATAATTGTACATTTTTTACCTTTACCTTCAAGTATAGAGACTATCCTATCTGGATATTTTCCATTGGCAACATAACAAGTAGTTTTGTATTTAAGAAGTAATTTTGCAAAAGATTTATCAACAGAAGTTTCACCAAAAGACAGCAATTTTTTTGCATTTATCTCCTTAATAAATTTTGCGTCTTTATACAATGAAGGATCTTTTGTATATATACCATCAACATTTGTTGCTATTAAAAGTTTTGAATTTAATAAATGTGAGAAAAACAAGGAAATTGAATCTGAGGTAACACTCCAAGAATGTTCTAATGGATCTAAATAATGTAATATTTTTGATGGAAGAATTATAGGTATTCTTTTATTTTTTAATAATTTCCTAGCGTCTCTTAAATTATCTACGGCCTCTGCTTTATCAACTAAATCCGCTAATAACATTCCAATAATATCCATACATAATATTGCTGCATCATGAGCCGTAGTTTTTGAAAACTTTAATTTTGAATCATATTCACGTATTTTATCTGAAAGTTCGCCTCCACCACATATAACCATTACATCCTTCCCTACTAGAGATTCTAGCAATTTTAATGCATATTTTGGAAATAGACTACCTCCAATTTTTACTAACCACATCTTATCACAATTCTTATCAATGAATATTATAAAAAAATTTCACATTATATACTTTATTATCAAATTTTTGTTCATACAAATTTTACAGTTCTCAAAAAATAAGAAAAATTAAATAACAATATTAAAAATATTTTGGACATTGTTTTCAAGCTTCAGAGAATTTTAGGTAAAAACATTTATTTTATTTAGAAAAAAATTATTCCTAATTCATTTTTTTAAGGAGGATTCAAAAATGAGCATGACAATGGCAGAAAAAATACTTGCTAAAGCATCTGGGAAAGATAAGGTAGAAGCTGGAGAAATTGTAATGGCTAATATAGATGTAGCTATGGTTCATGATATAACAGGTCCTCTAACTGTAGAAAGATTTAAAGAAATAGCTGAAAATGTTTGGGACCCTGAAAAAATTGTGGTTGTGTTTGATCATCAAGTTCCTGCAGAAAGTATAGAATCTGCTGAAAATCACATCATAATGAGAGAATTTGTAAAGGAACAAGGTATAAAACATTTTTACGATGTAGGAGAAGGTATCTGTCATCAAGTTTTACCAGAGAAGGGTCATATAGTGCCTGGAGAAGTTGTAGTTGGTGCAGATTCACACACTTGCACTCATGGCGCATTAGGTGCATTTTCTACTGGTATAGGATCTACAGACATGGCAATGGTTTTTTCAGAAGGAAAATTATGGTTTAAAGTCCCCGAAACACTTAGATTTGAAATCAATGGTTCTCTAGACAAATATGTTACTGCAAAAGATGTTATATTAAAAATAATAGGTGAAGTTGGAGTTGATGGAGCTACATATAAAGCATGTGAATTTTCTGGAGAAGTTATGAAAAATATGAGTATATCCGAGCGTATGGTATTGTGTAATATGGCAATAGAGATGGGTGGTAAAACAGGACTTGTTGAACCTGATGAAAAAACTTTAAACTATATTAAAAAACGTACAACTAAAAAATTTGAAATTTTTAAAACAGATGTTGATTCTCCATCACTTGAGACAATGGAAATAAATGTTGAAAATTTAGAACCACAAGTTGCTTGTCCGCATAATGTAGACAATGTTAAGCCAGTTTCTGAAGTTGAAGGTGTTGAAATTGATCAAATATTCTTAGGTTCATGTACAAATGGTAGATTAAAAGATTTAAGAGATGCTGCAAAAATAATAAAAGGACATGAAATAGCAGACAATGTAAGAATGCTTGTAATACCTGCATCAAGAGAAATTTATAAAAGAGCTTTAAATGAAGGGCTAATAAAGATATTCTTAGAAGCTGGTGCAGTTGTATGTAATCCTTGTTGTGGACCATGTCTTGGAGGACATATAGGTGTACTAGGACCAAATGAAGTGTGTTTATCCACATCTAATCGTAATTTTAAAGGTCGTCAAGGTAGTACTAAAGCTAAAATATATTTATCATCGGCGGTAGTAGCTGCAGCTTCTGCTATAACTGGAAAAATAACTGATCCTAGAAGCTTAGAAAGGTGAGAGAATGAAAGGCAGGGTTTGGAAATTCGGTGACAATATAGATACAGATCTTATAATTCCTGGACGATATCTGACAATAAGAGATCCAAAAAAATTAGCAAAACATTTGATGGAAGGAATAGATCCTAACTTCCATAAAAAAATTAAGAAAGGAGATTTCATAGTCGCTGGTAAAAATTTTGGATGTGGATCATCAAGAGAACATGCACCACTTGCAATGAAAGGTGCTGGTATTGGTGCTGTAATTGCAGAATCGTTTGCAAGAATATTTTATCGAAATGCTATTAATTTAGGTATTCCAGCTATAGAAGCTCCAAATGTTTCTAAAAAAATTAAAAATAATGAAGTTATAGAAATAGATTTAAAAGAAGGAATCATAAGAAAAGAAAATGGTGAAATTATAAAATTTAAAAAGTTGCCAGAATTCATGTTAAAAATAATTGAGAAAGGTGGCTTAATACAATATTTAAAAGAAAAAAAGAAATGATCGGAAAAGAGGCGTCGAAAGATGAAAATAGCTGTAATTCCGGGTGATGGAATAGGTAAAGAAGTTACAGAAGCTACCATACATATATTAAGTGCTTTAGATCTTCCTTTAACTTACGAATTTGGGGAAGCAGGAGATGAATGTCTTAAAAAAGAAGGTTCTGCATTGCCTGAGGATACATTAAAACTTGCAAAAAAATCTGATGCTGTTTTATTTGGTGCAGTAGGAGAATCAGCTGCTGATGTCATTGTTAAATTAAGAAAAGAACTAGACCTCTTCGCAAATGTAAGACCAGTTAAATGCTATCCTGGAATAGAATGTATTAGGAAAGATATAGACTTAACAATAGTGAGAGAGAATACAGAGTGCCTATATTCTGGAATAGAGAGATATACAGATGAAGGAGCTGAAGCTGTTAGAGTTATAACTAGGAAAGCATGTGAAAGGATTTGTGAGTTTGCATTCAAAATTGCAAATGAAAAAGTTACTGCTGTACATAAAGCAAATGTCCTTAAGAAGACAGATGGGTTGTTTAGGGAAGTATTTTATGAGGTTGCTGAAGGATATCCAGAGATTGAAGCTGAGGATGTTTATGTTGATGCAATGGCCCTCTACCTAATAACAAAACCACAAGATTTTGATGTTTTGGTCACAACAAATCTATATGGGGACATACTTTCTGATGAGGCTGCTGGTTTAGTTGGTGGTCTTGGATTGGCACCATCTGCAAATATAGGTGAAAAAAATTCGCTTTTCGAACCTGTACATGGATCTGCTCCAGATATTGCAGGTAAAGGGATTGCAAATCCAACTGCAATGATCCTATCCTCAGTTATGATGTTGAGGCATCTTGGATTTGAGAGAGAAGGTGATTTGGTTGAGAATGCTTTGATTGAGGTCCTTAGGGAGGGAAAGGTAACTCCTGATCTTGGTGGAAATCTTAAGACTATGGAGATGGCTGAGGAAATAAGAAAATATGTACTGGAGGCTAAATAAGGTGGAAATTAATAAAATTAGGGAGGATTTCCCTCTACTAAAACATTGTGTTTATTTGGACGCCGCCAGTACAACACCTACACCAAAATGTGTTGTACAAGCAATGAATGAATATTTCTATACATACAATACTAATGTGGGACGTGGTGTATACTCATTAGCAGTTAAAGCTACAGAAAAGGTTGAAGAAGTAAGGAAAAGATTAGGAGATTTTATAAACTCTCCTCCTGAAAATATAGTATTCACAAAAAATACTACTGAGGCTATAAATTTAGTTGCTAATGGTTTAAAATTTAAAAAAGGCGACACTATTATAGTACCTAATATTGAGCATCATTCAAATTTTTTACCATGGCTAAGGCTTCGAAAAGAAGGTGTAAATGTTAAAATAATAAAAGCAGAGAAAAACAGCATTGTCGATCCTTCAGTTATTGAAGATAAAATTGATGAAAACACAAAGTTAATAACTGTAAGCTATATCTCAAATGTGTTGGGAGTTGTACAAGACATCGAAGAAATAGGTAAAATTGCTAAAGACAACGATATTCTATATATGGTAGACGCTGCTCAGGCAATTGGACATATAAAAGTGGATGTAAAAAAAATTAATGCTGATTTTGTTGCTTTTCCTGGACATAAGGGATTGTTGGGTCCAGTAGGCACTGGATTTTTATATTCAAAGTTGCTACACAAGCTAGAACCATTTAATATTGGTGGTGGAACTGTAATTGATGTTTCAGAAAATAAATATAAATTAGAAAAACCTCCTGCAAGATTTGAAGCTGGTACTTTAAACATTGCTGGAATCATTGGACTGGGTTCTGCAGTAAGTTATTTAGAATCAATAGGTATCAAAAAAATTGAAAAATATTGTATGGAATTAACAGAAGAGATGTACAGTAAATTATCAGAGATTGATAAGGTAATATGTTATGGCGACATTGAAAATATTCATGGAATTGTTTCATTTAATGTAAAAGGAAAAGATCCTAACAAAGTTGCAAGATTGTTGGACAAAAAAAGTAAAATTTGTGTGAGAAGTGGACATCATTGTGCCATACCTCTAATCAAACACATAGGTGCAAAAAAATATGGAGGAACTGTTAGAGCTTCAGTACACTGTTACAATAATTTTATGGACATCGAAAAACTTATAAATACTATAAAGGAGGTTAGTGTATGAGTAGGGCAAGAATAATAGCAATAATATTTATTTTGATTATGGTGCTAAGTAGTATAGCTGCTGCAATTTTAGCATTAGGATAGGTGAGAAAATGGTAAAGCTAGGGATTGTAGTATCAGAATTTAACTATGATATCACACAAATGATGCTAAAGTTAGCTAAAGAACATGCAAAATTTTTAGAAGCAGAAGTAGTTAGGGTTATACATGTGCCTGGAGTTTTTGAAATACCATTAGCAGTAAAATTCCTTTTGGAGAATGAAGATGTTGACGCAGTTGTGACACTTGGTGCTGTAATTGAGGGTGAAACAGATCATGATCAGGTTGTAATGCAACAAGCTTCACGAAAAATTATTGATCTCTCTCTTGAATATAATAAACCAGTAGCATTAGGAATTTCAGGTCCAGGAATGAGTAGACTTGAGGCTCATGAAAGAGTCAAATATGCTAAAAGGGCTGTAGAGGCTGCTGTCAAAATGTGCAAGCGATTGAAAAGCTAAAAGGGATTTCTAATGGAAATTTATACCCCCAATGAATTAAGAAAAAAATTTAAAGATCCATGGGTAGCCCCATACAAAAAAATAATTACAATGGTGGATGATCAGATTGTAGAACTGGTTGAATATCATCCATGTATTTCAGGTTCAGAATGGATGATCTACCAGTATAAACGGACAAGTAACTTAGTTTTAGATGCATATAGAGATGGAAACAAACATGTCTATATAGTTAAAGTAGGTAAAGAAAAATTAAATTTGAAAGCCAGTTTTAGTGCTGCAGGGATCGAAGAAGTGAATGTAAAAGATGATGAAGTCAGGATTGTACATGCAGGTCTTGCTGGGGCAGGTGTTGGTGCAGCTATTTGTAGAGGAATGGCAGAGGGTGTAAAAAGAATAGAAATATATAGTTTAGGCGGCGGATCCAAATTAGGAAAAGCAGCTGTAATAACTCCTTTGATGAAGAAAATCGTAATTGGGATAGATGATACAGATACAAAAGAACAAGGTGCAACTTGGACTTTAGCACACAATCTTGGGACAAAATTGAAAGAAAAGGGGTATGAATATATTGATCATGTAATAGTACAGCTTTACCCAAAGAATCCTAATAAAACACAAAACTGCGTTGCAGTAGCACTAACGTTTGCTGTTAGGCCAGGAATGGAGGAAAAACTCGTTAATAATGCAGTGAAATTCCTTGAAAAAGCAACGCTTTCTGATAATACTGCAATAGCTGTCTTTGAAGGTATTAAAATCCCTGAAGAACTTATAAAATATTCAATAAAAGCTAAAACTAAAATGGTATCTTTAGATGAATGTTTAACCACTGCAAAAAAATTAGGTATCAGTCTGATAGATGTGACTGGCGAGAAAGGTAAGATAGGTGCATTAGCTGCCATAGGATTGCATAACAATGTTAAGGAGGCTGTGAAACTTTATTGCTGAATCATTGTTAAGATCATGAAAAGTTTTGCCTTTTTTCTATTACTTGTTTTTTAGATTTCTCTGCTAGATCTTGAAGTCCGGAAACAACGCTTTCAGGTAAAATGTCGTTCCCATTTTCAAAGATTATTTTTGATATTATTGCTGAGAGAACAAATATAGCGCACTTGTGTTCAATCTTTGTTCTGTGAATATGGTGAGGACTTATGTTAAGGGATAAATATTCTTTAGGTTCCTCATTTACATTCTCAACAGTTTTTAAGTATTTTAAAACGTAAACTAAAAATTGATGTAATTGTATCAATTCATCTTTATACATTTTATCCTCCCATTAAAATCACAAAGATTTTATGCTAGAGATTATTACTCCTTAATATACTTTTTTGGTTCAATGCAATAAAAAATGTATTTATCATAATAATTTGATTCCCAATATTATTACTTATAGGAGAAAGATAGGATGGAAGTTGTTGTGTTTAAAAAAGAAAAAATAGAGAATTTAATAAAAAGATCTGAAATTGATATAAGCACTGTTATACCGAAAGTTAGTGAAATAATAAGGGAAGTAAAAGAATGTGGGGATGAAGCACTAATAAATTTAACTCGAAAGTTTGATGGAGTAGAAATTGATAAAATTAAAGTTACAAAAGATGAAATAAAAAGAAGTTACAAACGATTAGATGATAGCATTATTCATGCATTAAAAAAAGCTTCAAAAAATATTAAAAAATTTCATGAACGACAAATTCCAAAAGAATGGTTTATAAATAATGATATTTATGCTGGA
Coding sequences within:
- a CDS encoding 6,7-dimethyl-8-ribityllumazine synthase (COGs: COG0054 Riboflavin synthase beta-chain~InterPro IPR002180~KEGG: mth:MTH1390 6,7-dimethyl-8-ribityllumazine synthase~PFAM: 67-dimethyl-8-ribityllumazine synthase~PRIAM: Riboflavin synthase~SPTR: O27443 6,7-dimethyl-8-ribityllumazine synthase~TIGRFAM: 6,7-dimethyl-8-ribityllumazine synthase~PFAM: 6,7-dimethyl-8-ribityllumazine synthase~TIGRFAM: 6,7-dimethyl-8-ribityllumazine synthase), with amino-acid sequence MVKLGIVVSEFNYDITQMMLKLAKEHAKFLEAEVVRVIHVPGVFEIPLAVKFLLENEDVDAVVTLGAVIEGETDHDQVVMQQASRKIIDLSLEYNKPVALGISGPGMSRLEAHERVKYAKRAVEAAVKMCKRLKS
- a CDS encoding Protein of unknown function UPF0058 (COGs: COG1745 metal-binding protein~InterPro IPR002753~KEGG: mth:MTH224 hypothetical protein~PFAM: Protein of unknown function UPF0058~SPTR: O26326 UPF0058 protein MTH_224~PFAM: Uncharacterised protein family UPF0058), which translates into the protein MYKDELIQLHQFLVYVLKYLKTVENVNEEPKEYLSLNISPHHIHRTKIEHKCAIFVLSAIISKIIFENGNDILPESVVSGLQDLAEKSKKQVIEKRQNFS
- a CDS encoding tRNA(Ile2) 2-agmatinylcytidine synthetase (COGs: COG1571 DNA-binding protein containing a Zn-ribbon domain~InterPro IPR017674: IPR013696~KEGG: msi:Msm_1295 DNA-binding protein~PFAM: domain of unknown function DUF1743~SPTR: A5UMS2 Predicted DNA-binding protein~TIGRFAM: methanogenesis marker protein 11~PFAM: Domain of unknown function (DUF1743)~TIGRFAM: putative methanogenesis marker protein 11) codes for the protein MEIYTPNELRKKFKDPWVAPYKKIITMVDDQIVELVEYHPCISGSEWMIYQYKRTSNLVLDAYRDGNKHVYIVKVGKEKLNLKASFSAAGIEEVNVKDDEVRIVHAGLAGAGVGAAICRGMAEGVKRIEIYSLGGGSKLGKAAVITPLMKKIVIGIDDTDTKEQGATWTLAHNLGTKLKEKGYEYIDHVIVQLYPKNPNKTQNCVAVALTFAVRPGMEEKLVNNAVKFLEKATLSDNTAIAVFEGIKIPEELIKYSIKAKTKMVSLDECLTTAKKLGISLIDVTGEKGKIGALAAIGLHNNVKEAVKLYC
- a CDS encoding aminotransferase class V (COGs: COG0520 Selenocysteine lyase~InterPro IPR015424: IPR000192: IPR015421~KEGG: mth:MTH1389 NifS protein~PFAM: aminotransferase class V~SPTR: O27442 Probable cysteine desulfurase~PFAM: Aminotransferase class-V~TIGRFAM: cysteine desulfurase family protein; cysteine desulfurases, SufS subfamily), with protein sequence MEINKIREDFPLLKHCVYLDAASTTPTPKCVVQAMNEYFYTYNTNVGRGVYSLAVKATEKVEEVRKRLGDFINSPPENIVFTKNTTEAINLVANGLKFKKGDTIIVPNIEHHSNFLPWLRLRKEGVNVKIIKAEKNSIVDPSVIEDKIDENTKLITVSYISNVLGVVQDIEEIGKIAKDNDILYMVDAAQAIGHIKVDVKKINADFVAFPGHKGLLGPVGTGFLYSKLLHKLEPFNIGGGTVIDVSENKYKLEKPPARFEAGTLNIAGIIGLGSAVSYLESIGIKKIEKYCMELTEEMYSKLSEIDKVICYGDIENIHGIVSFNVKGKDPNKVARLLDKKSKICVRSGHHCAIPLIKHIGAKKYGGTVRASVHCYNNFMDIEKLINTIKEVSV